From the genome of Rana temporaria chromosome 8, aRanTem1.1, whole genome shotgun sequence:
gacaatttcaagtcctcatttgcatggtcaagggggacctgagtgaagactggatatactttacaattgaccaataggaaagcggttgttgggagtgggatgttccaaaattctgtataaaagtgtgctgtgtacttgaaataaagagtcctgttggaacttacatacagcctgcctggtgtttgttcttaatgggtccgaatggcacatagctgtagttcggatcccggaaccttggatgactggaccatcagacgttgcaatctgcaagctgactcactggtagcagaggagtgtcgggagagcaggacctgggcgaggaaggatctcgtcacattggttggcagcggtgggatttgctctccagttactgggacaactccaaaccaccaccatgaatgaccagctatgcagcctggaggagaaccatgctaaaagacttgcttgagagccgtggagggaccggtgggaagaacaaggccaccctgatcattgcgctagccgagatggatcagagggatggtgatgcaggaccccggtcagttgaagacttgttccagcagcgagttcaacagcggttggcattatatggtgcgaacccatcagagaccgccatacagaataccattagagacctccagcggcaggatgagagagaacgagagcgacaacagagagaacgagagcggcaacaggagctgagaattgcagaaatacggcgatcggtgacaacgcctaaagaagcagcaccaaatgaaagaagaggagaggtacagatatcagtaaccatggaagaggaattcagaaggaggttgcgagagaagcagatacagcgcagaggaccagtatcagaggaggtcctgcttggatggtctgattcgatccgctgcgaactctggaaagaagcgctagcccgcgagcagcgacaccagggaaaagctctcccctccatccatgtaaggtactggtcacagtatgaagtacggatgctgttattgggggaacaaccaaagcaggagtggacagcagagttaagcaggctgatccgggaagagatgcggttggacgagagctacagagccctccggtggtatgtagtccaagagtgcccgtggtcagcggatgacagccccacggaaggctttgactatgatggcctgggattgttgtattggaggatgtccagggatcccaactttgggagcgatcgggagtggcgttgggaggaaataatggagcacagagagcgaagactgaatgtcccggaagtgcactggttacaggaagatttggaattcctggccgctcaagaatgggaactggaaatcacctacaaacagctgctagactccgctcagcagcagggtgaggttccctttacctgggactatgaggaaatatcagctgacagtgatgaaatcctggctgatgaatcagcagtggaaaatcgggagcttgccattcccaaagctgaagtgctgaccgcacggccgagctctgctaacctctgctcagtacccatagcatcttctgggttccatggacaggagatggtgaacctctatccccagacaccagttgtagagacaggggatttgatagacttttctgctgaggaagaacaacctggggagcctccagcagaagagctggtatcagggccaaacttcactgtgctctgcccagcaccaagggcagtatttgtggagttacaaggaacttccccagctgaagcgctggtcacaggacagagggatcaagacctctgccccacccccgtggcagttccggaggctcagggtgagaagatggcaatcactccccagccacagattacagaatgtatggactgttcagaggatgttatggattatgcacccccagcagaagtgctggcaacagggcagaatgctagccatctctgcccagcactgggaccaactgtggagttccagggagccggggcggttggcccccctccccagcaacaagctgaggtagtaaagctgttactcccagctgaatcactggcagcagggcaggatgctactggctgctgcacacaactacagcttgagcggatatcggtggatgggactgtggtccccactcacagcaacccagcggaagagctggcaacagagcagagtgccccgggcctctgctctcaactaacagaagagggggttcctgtggtagtggatgggactccgatctccacagacacaaccccagaaaatggtgcggcactgagacaggaggatgtcggctttgctttgcaagcaccgggggatttttacctagcatcagtggatgggactgcagtctccactggtataccccaggaatggtggccagttggcccagattcccaatggcatgatgaactgagcccagccaccctgtcttctctccagcggctgaaaggactccagggagaagggccagtccaggcctctccccagcggcaggcgtgttctctgagagaggcagagattggctgggtgagtaatgctctctttgggacaaggtatctggggtactgggtgggtaccgaaattggggtctctcccagtgttagtctcctgccaaagggggagatgtgtgacagacctagccgggacaggggcttttggagaggactgaatgtgagcctcttgccgtccgattatgggccaggacctcaaaacaggaaggcagatgggtcatcccagcacagtcctggaactttaagactacttttccaacatcctcgagttgacccgtttgggtcccactgcggctgttggactggttcccaggggaagtaatgtcatggaccttgagatattaaagtgtttctacttgacatatgttacacaggagagggacattcaatgcaaggcttttgaaatgctaagtggaaccagcttgcgaaataccttttattgtgttctgcaggttaagagcgggtgtcggagtcaggccgtctagctggaaccaggttattgtgtacattgattaccccctggggcttctgtctcaatacacaagtctttctatccaagctattggaccaatccctgttgacaatttcaagtcctcatttgcatggtcaagggggacctgagtgaagactggatatactttacaattgaccaataggaaagcggttgttgggagtgggatgttccaaaattctgtataaaagtgtgctgtgtacttgaaataaagagtcctgttggaacttacatacagcctgcctggtgtttgttcttaatgggtccgaatggcacatagctgtagttcggatcccggaaccttggatgactggaccatcagacgttgcaatctgcaagctgactcactggtagcagaggagtgtcgggagagcaggacctgggcgaggaaggatctcgtcacagatGTCATAAAGTGTCCATCTTGGAGTATGATGTCATAAAGTGTCCATCTTGGAGTATGATGTCATAAAGTGTCCATCTTGGAGTATGTTGTCATAAAGTGTCCATCTTGGAGTATGATGTCATAAAGTGTCCATCTTGGAGTATGATGTCATAAAGTGTCCATCTTGGAGTATGATGTCATAAAGTGTCCATCCACCCAAAGAAGTAGAAAATGGTGGGAGATTAATCACTAAACTGCTTTATCACCTCAGTGGTGAGATCTTTGGACTCTATGGTCACAAGTGTCCATACAAGGGTTGTTCTGACCATAGAAAACTTGTGTATTGCAGATGTTTGTATCTATAATCTTGTTTGCATGGcaaatgtgtaatatatatatatatatatatatatatatatatatatatatatatctccacacTCCGCCCTTATATGGTTTTGTCTTTTTCAGCACTTTTCCCACAACCTGAACTCTTCACCAGTGAAGATGCTCCAGAAGATCTTTGTGTTGTTTCCCAAGAAGCATATCGCACATTTGGACAATGAAAAAGTCCTATTGGCCAATGCTGGGTCTTTGGTGTTGGAAAGAGATTTGATTTTGGTCTAAATGGGTTTTAAGCAGCCCTGGAATGGACCAGGAGGTCCCAGAGCTTGACCATACTGGTGTGTCAAACTTGTGGTAAACTTAAGCCGGCCACTCTGTGTCATCCATAGAAATGCAAATCTTTATTGGgtacatgttaaccacttcagccccggaggaatttggctgccaaatgaccgggccactttttgcgattcggcactgcgtcgctttaactgacaattgcgcggtcgtgcgacgtggctcccaaacaaaattgacgtcctttttttcccacaaatagagctttcttttggtggtatttgatcacctctgcggttttaattttttgcgctatatacaaaaatagagcgacaattttgaaaaaaattttgtactttttttccataataaatatccccagtttttcctcagtttaagccgatctGTATtcttctcctacatatttttggtaaaaaaaaatgcaataagcgtatattgattggtttgtgcaaaagttatagcgtctacaaaatagggggtagtttcatggcatttttattattattattttttttacttgttatggtggctatcagcgatttttatcgtgactgcgacattatggcggacacatcgggcacttttgacgctattttgggaccattcacattcatacagcgatcagtgctataaaaatgcaccgatttctgtataaatgtgactggcagggaagcgtTAACCAGTAAGGGGTGGGGAAGggggtaagtgtgtcctagggagtgattctaactgttagggggcgtggcttactgtgacacgtcactgatcgctgctcccgatgagaaggagcagacgatcagtgttctgtcactgggcagaacggggagatgccttgtttacaaaggcatcccctcgTTTTGCCATTCCATGACCCatttgcgggacaccggcagatatCGAGTCTGTGGGTCCCACGGGCGTGGTCATGGGGCAGCGGGTaggttcaaagcaacgtatatatatgttgctttgcctgcctgagccatactgccgacgtaaatgtgcgtgaggcagtcggcaagctgtTAAACACAACTGTATCATGCTACCGCATTTCGTCATTGTGCTATGAGATGCAGAAACGCGTAAATCACATACAGTTGTGTTTTACATGTAGCCAATAAAGATTTGCACTTATATGGATGACGTGGAGTGGCCGGCTTGAGTTTGCCATGTGAGTGTTGAGACACTCCAGCCAGAGCACTGGTTCTTAGTCACAAGAAGTAGAGTTTGTGGTTGAGCGTCGGCATTGTTTGTTTTCTTCCTATGTTTTACTGATGTGTCAGACGTTCAGAAGAACAaacagcttttcttcagcatggaTTGCCAAGGAGGCCTCCCTTTTGTGGAAATCGTTCACAACACCCTGTCACAACCTCTTCTTTGTATAATGAAGTCCAGTTTTGCTGTGGATGATGTCCTTCCATGAAAAGATCTCAAGCATCTAAACTCTGCTGTATATGAAATTCAGTAATCTGCAAAGATGGGTCATATGCAGAATAATCCAACAAGTGGCCATCTCTGTGAATTTTGAGGTGTCGTACGAGGCAGAATTTCTGGGTGAAGCATTTGCCGCACTCCGGACACGGAAACGGGCGCTCGCCGGTGTGGGTTCTTTGGTGTTTGACAAGCTTGTCTTTCCGCGTGAAGCCTTTGTCGCAGTCCGTACACTTAAAGGGCATTTCACCGGTGTGGGTCCGCTGGTGGATGACGAGCCCGCTCTTCTGCGTAAAGCCCTTGTTGCACTCTGTACACCTGAATAACTTTTCCCCAGTGTGGATTTGCTGGTGTCTGACGAGGGAACCCTTCACGGCGAAACCTTTGCCACACTCTGAACAGGAGAACGGAGTCTCCCCTGTGTGCACCCGAAGATGCCTCTGCAGGTGCGTGGTCCTTTTAAAACACTGGCCGCACTCGGAGCACAAATAAGGCCTCTCGCCGGTGTGGTTTCTCAGATGCTTGACAAGGTCGGAATTGTCTTTGAATGCTATCCCGCACTCCGAACAGTTGTAGGGCCGCACGCCGGTGTGAAGCCTCTGGTGCTTGACGAGATCGGACCCGGATGTAAAAGATTTCTCGCACTCTGTACAGGAGTAGGGCCGCACTCCTGTGTGGTGTCTTTGATGCTTGGCAAGGTCTGAAGTCGATataaaacacttcccgcactccgaACATAAATACGGACGCTCCCctgtgtgcaacctctgatgaagGGTTAGATGGGACTTCGATGGGAAACATCTAGAGCACTCTGTGCAGGGAAACGGTCGCACTCCAGCGTGGTACCCTTGATGCCTAGCAAGATGTGATCTCCATTTaaagcatttcccacactcaggacatggAAACAAATTTCCCCCGGACCCCGCGGGTGCTCTCTCACATGCAAAAAGATCCGACTTCTTTTTGGAACTTTTTTTGGACTTCGGACGTGGAAATGCCTTGCCGCCTCCGTGTCCAGATGTATGTGGTTTATCTAAAGAGGATTCCTCTGGATTGGATAGATCTGGTGATCTGTCTGGACTGTAAAATTGTAGATCAGTATTAGGAGCAACGATATGTGATAAATCAGAAGATTCCTCGGGATCACATAGATCTGTAGATCTATCACCATGATAAAGCGAGAAATGCAAATTTTCAGCAGTGGGAATACTGTGGGAATATTGAGGGACGTCGTTATCTTCTGCAGTATATTCTGTAGATGAATAAAGATCTCCCACTGAGGCATTCCAGGCATCATGTTCATCTGTAGGAAGAATGGATTTATAAATACCAAAAGTACATTCATTTCCCATGATTTGCTTTAGGCTTCATGTATATGTCAAGTAGTCAATAACTTCATATGGAATTGGGTACAACCCTCACATTACAACATAAATCcaataaagaaaataatacaaaacaaCCAACCACTGAGTAAtggtgtacatacagtatatacactgatAACATTGTTATACCAAGGAATCGAGATGGACCTTTATTAAAGTGTCATGTATCTccacctcatttgttgggaacatgacgtaaTATTGAGGatggaatggagatggacctttcatatggtgtacagtatcccctcctcatttgttgggaacatgacgttatattgaggaatggagatggacctttcataagatgtgcagtatctcctcctcatttgttgggaacatgacattatattgaggaatagagatggacctttcatatggccttctccatgtctgtctgtccacctgcaaggtgattaatgtggccagtctctgggtggagaccaaacctgatttaagccataaAAGCCTGCGatctcagtatctcctcctcatttgttgggaacatgacgttatattgaggaatggagatggacctttcatatggtgtacagtatctcctcctcatttgttgggaacatgacgttatattgaggaatggagatggacctttcatatggtgtacaataTCCCCTC
Proteins encoded in this window:
- the LOC120909463 gene encoding zinc finger protein 501-like; this encodes MKVKIKQEEEMLVRDDQQSSEEGGIMVKIKEEESSVDGSTDEHDAWNASVGDLYSSTEYTAEDNDVPQYSHSIPTAENLHFSLYHGDRSTDLCDPEESSDLSHIVAPNTDLQFYSPDRSPDLSNPEESSLDKPHTSGHGGGKAFPRPKSKKSSKKKSDLFACERAPAGSGGNLFPCPECGKCFKWRSHLARHQGYHAGVRPFPCTECSRCFPSKSHLTLHQRLHTGERPYLCSECGKCFISTSDLAKHQRHHTGVRPYSCTECEKSFTSGSDLVKHQRLHTGVRPYNCSECGIAFKDNSDLVKHLRNHTGERPYLCSECGQCFKRTTHLQRHLRVHTGETPFSCSECGKGFAVKGSLVRHQQIHTGEKLFRCTECNKGFTQKSGLVIHQRTHTGEMPFKCTDCDKGFTRKDKLVKHQRTHTGERPFPCPECGKCFTQKFCLVRHLKIHRDGHLLDYSAYDPSLQITEFHIQQSLDA